From the Xenorhabdus ishibashii genome, one window contains:
- the ftsE gene encoding cell division ATP-binding protein FtsE, translating into MIRFEQVSKAYLGGRQALQGVDFHLLPGEMAFLTGHSGAGKSTLLKLICGIERPSAGHIWFSGHDISRLKSREIPFLRRQIGMIFQDHHLLLDRTIYENVAMPLIISGASSEDIRRRVSAALDKVGLLDKAKNFPIQLSGGEQQRVGIARAVVNKPTVLLADEPTGNLDGALSEGIMRLFEEFNRVGVTVLMATHDTSLIERRHYRILTLNQGRMQGGHHG; encoded by the coding sequence ATGATTCGCTTTGAACAGGTCAGTAAAGCCTATCTGGGAGGGCGGCAGGCGCTGCAAGGGGTGGATTTTCACCTGCTTCCAGGAGAAATGGCATTTTTAACCGGTCACTCAGGAGCCGGTAAAAGTACTCTTTTAAAACTTATCTGTGGTATCGAACGCCCCAGCGCAGGCCATATTTGGTTTTCTGGCCATGACATCAGCCGACTAAAATCCAGAGAAATCCCATTTCTACGCCGTCAGATCGGCATGATTTTTCAGGATCATCATCTGCTTTTGGATCGCACCATATATGAGAATGTCGCTATGCCGCTGATCATCTCAGGAGCAAGTTCGGAAGACATTCGTCGACGGGTATCTGCGGCGTTGGATAAGGTCGGCTTACTGGACAAAGCGAAAAATTTCCCCATTCAGCTTTCTGGAGGAGAACAACAGCGTGTAGGTATCGCCCGCGCAGTGGTGAATAAGCCAACAGTCTTGTTGGCGGATGAACCAACGGGAAATTTGGATGGGGCATTATCAGAGGGGATCATGCGTCTGTTTGAAGAATTTAACCGAGTTGGTGTGACGGTTCTGATGGCTACCCATGATACTTCCCTCATTGAACGAAGACATTATCGTATCTTGACCCTAAATCAGGGACGCATGCAAGGAGGACATCATGGCTAA
- the ftsX gene encoding permease-like cell division protein FtsX, with amino-acid sequence MAKHVRHSAKKIQSPKSKSLKGGWHVQWRYAWKSTLSDMLRQPLATLLTVMVIAISLTLPSVFYIVWKNVDQAVMQWYPIPQLTVYLDKSLNDNSVKQVIDQLKGMDGVKSVNYLSRDEAVNEFRAWSGFASALDLLEENPLPAVAIVSPKLNFQDAQALTTLQDQVAQIKGIEDVRMDDSWFARLTALANLVGRIAAVIGILMVVALLLVIGNSVRLSIFSRRETINVMKLIGATDGFILRPFLHGGALLGILGAIFSLILSSLLVWKLSNVVTEVASIFGTSFILHGLEWDESLLLVLISGMIGWIAAWFATIQHLRRFRPE; translated from the coding sequence ATGGCTAAGCATGTCCGTCATTCAGCGAAAAAAATACAGTCCCCAAAATCCAAGTCACTAAAAGGGGGATGGCATGTACAGTGGCGTTATGCGTGGAAAAGTACTCTGTCCGATATGCTCCGCCAACCACTGGCAACATTGCTGACTGTTATGGTAATAGCTATTTCCCTGACCTTGCCGAGTGTGTTTTATATTGTTTGGAAAAATGTCGATCAAGCTGTGATGCAGTGGTATCCGATCCCACAACTCACGGTTTATTTGGATAAGTCATTGAATGACAATAGCGTCAAACAGGTAATTGATCAGTTGAAAGGCATGGATGGCGTGAAATCGGTAAATTACCTTTCCCGTGACGAAGCCGTAAACGAATTCCGTGCATGGTCAGGCTTTGCCAGCGCACTAGATCTGCTGGAGGAAAACCCGCTGCCGGCAGTTGCTATAGTCTCTCCTAAATTGAATTTTCAGGACGCTCAGGCGCTAACAACATTGCAAGATCAAGTTGCGCAGATTAAAGGCATTGAAGACGTCAGGATGGATGATAGCTGGTTTGCCCGCTTGACCGCATTGGCTAACCTTGTTGGCAGAATTGCTGCCGTGATAGGTATCTTGATGGTGGTTGCGCTGCTCTTGGTCATTGGTAATAGTGTCCGGCTGAGCATCTTTAGCCGTCGTGAGACGATTAATGTTATGAAGCTGATTGGGGCAACGGATGGTTTTATTTTGCGTCCTTTTCTTCATGGTGGAGCCTTATTGGGAATTTTGGGAGCAATATTCTCCCTGATCCTCTCCTCCCTGCTGGTGTGGAAACTTTCCAATGTAGTCACGGAAGTGGCAAGTATTTTTGGAACAAGCTTTATATTGCATGGTTTGGAGTGGGATGAATCACTCTTATTAGTGCTTATTTCGGGTATGATTGGCTGGATTGCTGCATGGTTTGCGACAATTCAGCATTTACGTCGTTTTAGGCCGGAATAA
- the rpoH gene encoding RNA polymerase sigma factor RpoH: MTKEMQTLALVPQGSLEGYIRASNAYPMLSAEEEKELAERLHYQGDLDAAKKLILSHLRFVVHVARSYAGYGLPQADLIQEGNIGLMKAVRRFNPEVGVRLVSFAVHWIKAEIHEYVLRNWRIVKVATTKAQRKLFFNLRKAKQRLGWFNQDEIELVAKELGVTSKDVREMESRMSAQDMAFDMSSDDDNLDSHPVAPVLYLQDRASDFADGIEEDNWETHAADKLSVAMEGLDERSQDIIRSRWLDDDNKTTLQELADKYGVSAERVRQLEKNAMKKLRLAIEA; encoded by the coding sequence ATGACAAAAGAAATGCAAACTTTGGCATTAGTTCCACAAGGTAGTTTGGAAGGGTACATCCGTGCTTCCAATGCTTATCCTATGCTTTCTGCAGAGGAAGAGAAGGAACTGGCAGAAAGGCTGCATTACCAGGGAGATCTGGATGCAGCGAAAAAGCTGATTCTTTCTCACCTGCGCTTCGTTGTTCATGTTGCCCGCAGTTATGCCGGTTATGGTCTGCCACAGGCGGATTTAATTCAGGAAGGTAATATTGGCCTGATGAAAGCGGTTCGTCGATTTAATCCAGAAGTGGGTGTGCGTCTGGTTTCTTTTGCTGTTCACTGGATTAAGGCAGAAATCCATGAATATGTATTGCGTAATTGGCGTATTGTGAAGGTCGCAACGACAAAGGCGCAGCGTAAACTGTTCTTTAATTTGCGCAAGGCTAAACAACGTCTGGGATGGTTCAATCAGGATGAAATTGAACTGGTTGCCAAAGAATTGGGCGTGACCAGCAAAGATGTCCGAGAGATGGAATCCCGTATGTCAGCGCAGGATATGGCATTTGATATGTCTTCTGATGATGACAATCTTGATAGTCATCCTGTGGCTCCGGTGCTGTATTTGCAAGATAGGGCTTCTGACTTTGCCGATGGCATTGAAGAAGATAACTGGGAAACTCACGCTGCGGATAAACTTTCTGTAGCGATGGAAGGGCTGGACGAACGTAGCCAAGACATCATTCGTTCTCGTTGGTTGGATGATGACAATAAAACTACCTTGCAAGAATTGGCAGATAAATATGGTGTATCTGCTGAGCGTGTTCGACAGCTAGAAAAAAATGCCATGAAGAAATTGCGACTGGCGATTGAAGCGTGA
- a CDS encoding glycerate kinase, with amino-acid sequence MKIVIAPDSFKESLNALQVAQAIERGFKEIYPQADYIKLPMADGGEGTVESLVAATGGKRIECTVTDPLGQPVKAFFGLLGDGKTAVIEMAAASGLHLVPIEQRNPLITTSYGTGELILAALEQEVHKLILGIGGSATNDGGAGMMHALGANLLDGDSRILPFGGAALTRLEGIDLTHLDPRLRQIELIVACDVNNPLCGEQGASAVFGPQKGATPEMVKSLDSALRHYGMKIESLTGKSVIDAAGAGAAGGMGASLLGCLGARLQSGIEIVIETLQLEEAIQGADLVITGEGRLDSQTIYGKTPIGVARVAKKFGIPTIALVGGMSRDYHVVHQHGLDAVFSIIPEACSLADALANGADNLQVTARNIAAIWAISH; translated from the coding sequence ATGAAAATTGTGATTGCCCCTGATTCATTTAAGGAAAGCCTGAATGCCTTGCAGGTGGCGCAGGCAATAGAGCGGGGATTTAAGGAAATTTATCCACAAGCAGACTATATCAAGCTGCCTATGGCTGATGGCGGAGAAGGGACAGTAGAATCACTGGTGGCTGCAACCGGAGGAAAACGTATCGAATGTACTGTCACTGATCCTTTGGGGCAACCTGTTAAGGCATTCTTTGGTTTGCTTGGCGATGGAAAAACCGCGGTGATTGAAATGGCTGCCGCTTCTGGTTTGCATTTGGTGCCAATAGAACAACGTAACCCTTTGATAACGACAAGTTATGGAACGGGAGAATTAATTTTGGCTGCGCTGGAACAAGAGGTACACAAACTGATTTTAGGCATTGGAGGCAGTGCAACCAACGATGGTGGCGCAGGTATGATGCATGCACTTGGTGCGAATTTATTAGATGGTGACAGTCGTATTCTGCCATTCGGCGGTGCGGCATTAACTCGGCTGGAAGGTATTGACTTAACGCATCTTGATCCACGTCTCAGGCAAATTGAACTTATCGTGGCTTGTGATGTGAATAACCCATTATGTGGTGAGCAGGGAGCATCAGCGGTATTTGGCCCACAAAAAGGCGCGACACCGGAGATGGTTAAATCGTTAGACTCTGCATTGCGTCATTATGGTATGAAAATAGAATCCTTAACGGGAAAAAGCGTGATTGATGCTGCTGGTGCTGGCGCGGCTGGAGGGATGGGCGCATCTTTATTGGGATGTCTGGGGGCAAGATTACAGTCAGGTATTGAGATTGTTATTGAAACCTTGCAACTGGAAGAAGCGATTCAGGGTGCGGATCTGGTTATTACGGGGGAGGGGCGTCTGGATAGCCAGACCATATACGGTAAAACCCCCATTGGTGTTGCCCGCGTTGCGAAAAAATTTGGCATTCCCACCATTGCGTTAGTTGGGGGAATGAGCCGAGATTATCATGTTGTACATCAACATGGGCTGGATGCAGTCTTTTCCATCATACCGGAGGCTTGTTCCCTTGCTGATGCCCTTGCCAATGGTGCCGATAATTTGCAGGTAACGGCACGGAATATTGCAGCGATTTGGGCTATTTCCCATTAA
- a CDS encoding MFS transporter, which produces MNRFNLNRNVKMIFYLVCFSALSGSLAQNIYAPVIPAIQELFNAPLPLVNLTVSAFTFALAIMQIVYGPLADSKGRKAILLPALTISVIGSVGCAMASDIYWLIAFRIVQAIGIAAIPVITATIIGDLYEGQHRAKAISTSQMLLTLTPALGPLLGGYLTELNGYVAIFQFVAVIGGLILISNLLWLPETKPEIKPENKPENKPKQSANTKRVLLQFSQILSDRIAQSVFCIGFMLFYCYFCFLTFLPIILNNEYDFSPADIGWMYIPISLAMIVGNYSYRLLHHRLSKINGLIISSLLNLVLVLLFSITYQFGIPTVIIVTALYGFTLGISIPTHATLLLATFVEERATVIGLYNFIRYMGMAIGPMVGSFLLFNNRYEWIFLMGALLFAVSIGFTTMMTQQHSKRR; this is translated from the coding sequence ATGAATAGATTTAACCTAAATCGTAATGTAAAAATGATCTTCTACCTAGTATGCTTCAGTGCTCTGTCAGGCTCTCTCGCACAAAATATTTATGCTCCTGTTATTCCTGCCATACAGGAATTATTTAATGCCCCTCTGCCTTTAGTAAACCTGACTGTATCAGCATTCACATTTGCTTTAGCTATTATGCAAATCGTGTATGGTCCATTAGCAGACAGTAAAGGCCGAAAAGCTATTTTACTTCCTGCTCTTACTATTTCCGTTATTGGATCTGTTGGTTGTGCAATGGCTTCCGATATTTATTGGCTGATTGCCTTTCGAATAGTTCAGGCTATTGGGATTGCCGCTATTCCTGTGATTACAGCGACAATTATTGGTGATCTGTATGAAGGGCAACATCGTGCCAAAGCCATCAGTACTTCTCAGATGTTGTTAACGCTGACGCCTGCTTTGGGGCCATTACTCGGCGGCTATTTAACCGAATTAAACGGATATGTTGCAATTTTCCAATTTGTTGCTGTTATTGGTGGGTTAATACTTATCAGTAATTTGCTTTGGTTGCCCGAAACTAAACCCGAAATTAAGCCAGAAAATAAGCCAGAAAATAAGCCAAAACAGTCAGCAAATACCAAAAGGGTGCTCTTGCAGTTCAGTCAGATTTTATCAGATCGCATCGCGCAATCCGTTTTCTGTATTGGCTTTATGCTGTTCTATTGTTATTTCTGCTTTTTGACTTTTTTACCCATCATCTTAAACAATGAATATGATTTCAGCCCTGCTGATATTGGTTGGATGTACATTCCCATTTCATTGGCAATGATTGTTGGCAACTATAGCTATCGTTTACTCCATCATCGGTTATCTAAGATAAATGGCCTGATTATCAGCAGTTTGCTAAATCTGGTTTTAGTCCTGTTATTTTCCATCACATATCAATTCGGCATTCCCACGGTAATCATTGTCACGGCTTTATACGGTTTCACTCTGGGAATATCGATACCTACACATGCCACTCTACTGCTAGCAACATTTGTGGAAGAACGGGCAACTGTGATTGGACTGTATAATTTTATTCGATATATGGGAATGGCTATTGGTCCAATGGTTGGCAGTTTCTTGTTATTCAATAACCGCTATGAATGGATATTTTTAATGGGAGCGTTGTTATTTGCGGTATCTATCGGTTTCACTACCATGATGACTCAACAGCACAGTAAACGGCGATAG
- a CDS encoding MarR family transcriptional regulator, with the protein MNNSIVHQREILAAVNHLIHLRDDAKRRNNEETLREYGLSGYSLSELHVIQCIGESVLLNITNISQALGMTKGAISKICAKLLQRSIVERLKMVDNQKETYFSLTDEGKQIFAAHEKLHQQAEARWLQMLENYSPEELITIKRFITDISHIMGHSRS; encoded by the coding sequence ATGAATAACAGTATAGTTCACCAACGTGAGATCCTTGCCGCAGTTAACCACTTGATACATCTAAGAGACGATGCTAAGAGAAGGAATAATGAAGAAACACTTCGTGAATATGGGCTGAGTGGCTATTCACTGTCTGAATTACATGTGATCCAGTGTATCGGAGAATCGGTATTATTAAATATTACAAATATCAGCCAAGCGCTGGGAATGACTAAGGGTGCGATCTCGAAAATCTGTGCAAAACTTCTTCAGCGCTCTATCGTTGAAAGATTGAAAATGGTAGATAACCAGAAAGAGACCTATTTCAGTCTCACTGACGAAGGGAAACAAATTTTTGCTGCTCATGAAAAACTACATCAGCAAGCAGAAGCAAGATGGTTGCAAATGTTGGAAAACTATTCGCCAGAAGAGTTGATCACCATTAAGCGATTTATTACCGATATATCGCATATAATGGGGCATTCTCGATCATGA
- a CDS encoding helix-turn-helix domain-containing protein yields MKDANPLVGQRIQIKRKELGITATALAKRIGLSQQQLSRYETGVNRINLTHLVDIANIFSTPIEWFFLDCKPDKKEENTVNKITDQYIPIAETIIGKNGC; encoded by the coding sequence ATGAAAGATGCAAACCCATTAGTCGGACAACGTATTCAGATCAAAAGGAAAGAACTGGGTATCACTGCTACAGCATTAGCAAAGAGAATTGGCCTCAGTCAACAGCAACTTTCACGTTACGAAACAGGAGTGAATCGGATCAATCTAACTCATCTCGTTGATATTGCTAATATATTTAGCACACCAATTGAATGGTTTTTCCTGGATTGCAAACCAGACAAGAAAGAGGAAAATACTGTTAATAAAATTACGGATCAATATATTCCCATTGCCGAGACAATTATAGGCAAGAATGGCTGTTAA